One Nicotiana tomentosiformis chromosome 1, ASM39032v3, whole genome shotgun sequence genomic window, TTAGAGGAATGGCCTCGGTAGAACTTTAATTTGCTTGCgcagcgaggtaagtgttgggtttaaccttgatttgagggaattacgAACCCTTGAGCTACGTGCTATGTGAAATTTATGTGTAAtggtgtatatgcgaggtgaagagtgtatatacgccgtcaaaatacttgtttccatgcttttccgtatttcattaattattttattccatgtctcaactgttacatgctttaattgcttctCATGCCTTAATTTGCTACTTGTAATTTATTATTCTCGTATTAAAATATTAGTTTCTCCCATGTTTGCATgatttaattgctacttgccttaattgacttACTTGTACCTTTTAGTTGTCATTTATTTGACTTGTCTTGCTGCTTGGTATTAATTTTAGCAAATTTTTAATTTGGTACGAGATTTCCTTTATGGTTCTTCTTTCATATtcgttaatcgtagagattcttgtgattttATTGATTTGCTTCCATTTGTTGATTTGTGTTTATGGACCGAGTTGCTCGCTGGAATAAGGgttgattgatattgatatggtgggatcgggtagcgcgccgcaacaggtgaaatgagggaggattgatatggtgaaataagggaggattatatggtgtgatcgggttgcacgccgcagcatatttgacttattattattgttattgatatggtgaaataaggaagGATCGTGTTTGTACGATGGGATCAGGTTACGCGCTACAACGGTTTGAGTGTTTTTATATTCCTTGTTGTGTTGTATTGGCTTCGGTGTTTTTATACATGATTTTGAGGATTGATATTACTAGTTTTACTGGTTTTTAAGGATTGAGTTTATTGTCATGAGTTAACTGCTTTATTTTcctgtattttctttcctgtcacTATTATTATACTGCATACAgcttattgtaagtgacccgtcttagcctcatcactacttcatcgaggttaggctcggtacttataAAGTACatagagtcggttgtactcacattaaactttgcacttcttgtgcagacttTGGAATCGGTCCCAAcgacggtcagtagattgctcggatcaGACATCTGACAGAGACTTGAGGTAAATCTGTTCGGCGTTCGTAGTCCTGAAGTCCCGTTCTACTTTATCTTCGTTGTTTACTTCTTTTCAGacagttttactttcattcaaGCCATTATatgtattattctagtcgctcgtgcacttgtgataccggttCTGGATTATATTTAGATATTTCGTTTGTTATGACTTTTCACACTTTATTATAGTTCTATTACAGTTATTTCAGTTTAATTGGCACCAgttaatttgatttgttaaaaatggcgtaAAACTATCTAacattgacttgcctagcaagtgaaatgttatgcgccacCACGGCCCCGAGAGTGAAAATTCCGGACCGCGACATCATAATTCTCTCTTCTTCAAATGACTGATGTCAAGGATACAATGCAGGGTCTTTTAAAACGTCTGCATACTTGACTGATGTCAAGGATGCAATACGAGAAGGagccccaaaaagaaaaagaaaaaacactTTCAACAATTAGAACAAATATTTATCACATACCAATAATTACTCTTTTTCAATTAAGGTGAAATTTATGATGAGGTTGTGTGATTTGTTTAATTATTATgagtggaaaaaaaaaagaacaacgaAAATTGGACTTCCCTCGCTTTGTTAATGCCATATAGCTTCACGGAGACGACAAAGATAACATGACTTTAATCAAAgaaaaatacatagtttacccaTCAACCTTCACACACTTAACCATTCAAATTTTTGACCAGATAGCATTTGCCTGTGTACACACAAATAAAGCACGTGAAGCCCGTAAAAAAAATCCCATTTTTTGTCTCCCCTTCCCACAGAAACCCTCTTCCTcatactcccccccccccctcccccctccatcttcttccccaaaatagaattttggAAAGAACATAAAATTTTAGATTTAAAATTGAGCGATTTTTGTTGGTTTATTGTCCAAATATTGTGAAAACCATTTATTTGTGATAGATTTATAAGCTTTAACAGTAGTATTGAAGGTTTGGTAAAAAAATCTAGAACCCACCATTGTTGTGGTATCGAAAAAAGCTTGAAAATTCAATTGGGTCTTGTTGATTATTGGGTTGTTGAACTCAACTTGTTGCTCAATTTATTTTCAGCTAGCTGTTTAGATGGTGTGGTtgaattttggtgttgttggAAACTTTCTCACAAACAACTAGGTGGCAGCAACAATGATACTTAATATAGAAAATGGGAAGATGAAGAAGATGTGTTTTAATtgtaatttctaattttttttctttttaaagtcAATGACACGTGTCACGACTCTATTAGGGCGTGGCTTTCACGTTATCTGAAAAATTGGTCAAGCACAAAAGTGGTGTGTCTTAGACACACTTTTaaaaggttgagtgtgtaaaaAAATTTCCATGAACAAGAAATGTGTAACAAGGATTTCGTTGCAAGGTCGATGATTAAACTATTTATTTTGCCCTTTAATTAATGGTGCTAATCAATCCTATATTTTAGTCCATATGTTTGTGTGCTGTTCCGCCTAATTTATGTTGTTCGAAATGCATGAAATGTTGAAAAGTAAAAAGCTGATCACTTTCACATTGAGGACTTTGCCTTccgaatataatataatatatatatatatatatatatatatatatatatatatatatatatatatatatatgacgagtttaacttttatatttcaACCGTGTACATAAAGAATTTAATATGAGATCAGCTAAAAGAAAACTATTGGCAATTATTTACGGCAAGTGGCATGCGCAACTTTGTGTTAAAGACATGTTAAAATAAGCTAAAGTGTAAAAATCTTATAGAACATATATAACTGAAACCCATTATGACCCATATTTAGTTCAGCATTGCACTAACCAGTATTCGCcgtattaaaattaaaaatgtcaaTACTTGGTAAAATTAGTTAAATAACCAGAGAATTATCTAGCTTACTGACCCTAATTGTGTATGATTAATTCAGTCGTAATTTCTGATTTGCTTGTATCATCTATATAGTTACGGAAATCAAACGTGTATCCTATAAAAGAAACTCCATGTACCTAAGATTCTAATATTTTACCAAGGACGACAAAAATGGCCGGCTACGTTTTGTATTAAAACCACAAGTTGTTCAATGTCAAATAAACTAACTTAAGTCGAAATGATAACGTAAGACTGAACTAAGAAAGTGATCTCGACAATAAAATAGTCAAGGGAGTTTGTGGGTTAGTTGATTAATTAATAAAGAAATAATTAAGTAACTATTTGCATGAGCACTAGGCACATGTACTTAATTATTGTGTAAGCATTAGCTACACTCCATGTTTGAATTTGCTGGAAGAAATTTCAGGGCAATCATGGAGAAGAATAACCCAAAGTGGTTCAATGTTGAATCTGTTCCTCAGTGCTATACATTTTCCCCAGAAGAAAGACCAGGGGAAGCCCTTATACCAATTTGCAAGAAAATCCCAGTAATTGACCTTGGAAAATCCCTAGTCAATTCTTCGGGAAATTTGGAAAcaatcaagcaactcttgcaagcTGGTCAAGAATTTGGTTTCTTCCAGGTATATAGATCAATTTTTATTTGTTATTCCGAATATTCTTTTTCCAAGATAAGAGAGCCGTTTATTTAAGTACTACAGGTAGATCTAAATTAAAACACGAATATatcttgtatatatttttatatataaaagaaATCGAACCTATTTTGAATTTATTGTCTCTGTATCTTTAATCCTCTTCTAAAGTCTAGACGAGGGTGGAGTTATGTAGATTCAAGAGGGTTCGATTGAACCGATGAATTTCCTTAACTTAAGAAAAGATTCTAGTGTAATGACAAAGTACGTTCAAAAGTTGTTTTAGGTGCAGACAAGTGTGATATTTTTTTTGGTGAATCCCCTCGTGTAAATTCCTGATTCAAATCAAAAGTAcgatatttttttcttctttttattttgtatttccttGCATTAATTTCTGATTCCACCGATGGTCTAGAGTGTAGACTAACAAAGAATTTTCAGGTGATCAACCATGGAATCCCAGAAAACGTTGTGACTCAAACAATGTCCACATTTAAAGAGTTTTTCGACATGGCTGACGAACAAAATGTAGATGTATCAACCAAGAAAGGGTGGATTTACACTGGGAGCAAGGATGAAGTTAAAGGTGGTGTCCATTTATGGAGGGATAATATAAAACACCCTTGTCACCCTCTGGAAAAATGCATGCAAAGTTGGCCTGATAAACCAGCTAGCTACaggtaattaaaaaaaaagaataccAATACCAAAAAAACATATATAGTTGCTCAACTATTTCTCATCTAATTCTAGTGGATCTAATCTAGTCGGAAACGAATTAATTACAGAAAAATAGTGGAAACATACGTAGCAGAAATAAGGAAGCTGAGTTTGACAATACTGGAGCTGATATGCCAAGGATTAGGAATTGAAACAGGATATTTTGAAGAACAAAGCCGAGTTCAACTGTTGTCAGCAAACAATTATCCAGCGTGCCCAGATCCGAGCCTGACATTAGGAATACCGAAACATTTTGATCCGAGCCTCATAACCATAATTTATCAAGGGAATGTGAGTGGGCTTCAAGTCTTGGTAGATGGTCAGTGGATGGGCGTTGGAGCTCTTTCTAATGCTTTTGTTGTCAACATAGGCAACCAGTTAGAGGTATGTATCAAATATTTTAAACCAATTTAATTTGCAAAGAGACTAATATTTGGAACCAAGGAATAGTAAATAGAGCTGATATAAAATATAACTGTCTTTAGGGGTAGAGATTGGCAAACTTCCCAAAAACATACTACTCTTACTTATTATGGTATTGAAACTATGAGAATGAAAGCAATATACTTTCAGAAATTCTGCTTAAATTTGAATGATTTAACCTATTATTCCAGGACCACATATGGACAAGACAGTTGAGTCATTGGTGGGCTAAATTTGAACTGCGTTTTTGTAGCAAATAGGCAAATATAAAGTGTTACATGATATATTATATGGACTGGACACTTCTATCTAAGTGCATGTTTCTCACttttaacttttttattttaGATTATCAGCAACGGGAAGCTAAGAAGTGTGGAGCACAGAGTAGTAACAAATGCAAGGGAAGCAAGAACATCGATTGCCATTTTTGTCAATCCAGCTCCCAACTGCATTGTTGAGCCTGCAAAAGTCTTGCTGAATGAATCTAATCCCCCTCTCTACAAATCCATTCTTTACCAAGATTTTATTAATGCTTCCAAAGCTTTTGGTATTCATACTGATGCCATACAAAATGAAGCTTAATTAAGTTAATGATATATTGTAGCACAACCCAAATCATTTATTTCTATTTACTTCATGCCAAATCCTAAATCCTAAATTTTCTTTTTGAGAATGCCAAGGAATATTTACAGATATGAAGGTTTTGTCATGGAAATATTAAAGTCAGGAAACGTCTGTtttcccctctctctctctctctctctctctctctctctctctctctctctctcttcaccTTCTGATTGAAATGTAAAGTTTCACATATTCCTTGTATAGATTGATCCTTCATACTATTGGGAATATTCTTTGCCGGCTAAAGCAACTAACTTTAGACTGGGTGATTAAGGATACACGTGTATACCATTACCTAAAAGACACTGCTCAAAACTTCAAATGAAAGGATTACTAACATAACACAACCCAAGCTCAAGAGCTCTGGTAACTACCACTTAAATATTAAAGAGTTGAGAAAGGAAAAAAGGGGAAAGGAAAAAgataaagaagagaagaaaagaaaagcatATTGAACGTTACATGACAATGGCAAACTCCAGCTCCGTCCAACTCAACTTAATTTTGCAACTTATAAGGCTCCAAGACTATATCAGGATCGCCAACCTTTGCAAGATAATTGCTTAGAAACTCTTTTGTATTGGAAAGGTCTAAACATTATGGAACTGCCCGTCTTCTCAATCAAAGATTTAGGAGGTTCGATGATACTCTGATAGCTTGGATTAATGAAAGTCACAACTGTTGTCCGTGCATCTTTCGAATTCGTCACAGCTCGATGTTCTGCACTTTTCAGTATCCCATTGCTAATCACCTGCATCGAACGTTGTTGTAATTATCGCTTAGGAAATTTGATAGcgtaaaaattaatttattttatatttattactAGTATATAGAAGTTAAACTCAATTGTAATGAAATTAAGAAAATAATCAATAACAATTGTACCCTTAATTGGCAACCTATGTTCACCACAAATGAATAAGGAAGAGGCTCAACGCCAATCCATTCTCCATCTTTGAACACTTGAAGTcatgtgtttacccgaaaaacagatagagttaattttgtacgtagttctaaggatatgtggtatagtttaatacaaatcgtaaagataaatagaaatatcaaatacggattgcaaagaatgcaaaataaacaaagttGGAAAAAAAAggtgatttttaggactaaacaagatgaatcaatttatgaagctcaaaagaataactcttcaatataggagtatATGATATTTgagttacaatgtaagcaaaagaCTGTCCCTTTACAGGAATGTAGCCATCTTATTTATAGTGAAAGATCctacttttagatataattaTAAATACATAGTGAGAGACcaatgataaatcagtttttccataattcctgccaagattctctcctctagtgggattgcaacggctcttgtcaatgagctcgatattgactcgagttttcggtcttgactcgagttctcgatcttgactcgagctcgattctgactcggatccctgtattgattcggggtcagtgttggtcggtctctgaatcataagctcgataactttactttgcatcatagttcgacttcgattcgagctcgataatggtaccgagcttgtcattgatcggtcctaaaactcgaagcttgatgacctgacttcggacctcgaccTAGTATTACGAAGTCGCTTCTCTAATCCAATGTATTACCATTTAaaccagttcgtacgaaggactaaccgatttttactgtatacagatagtcccctcgtttctcgagaaGGATGTAGCGAGAGACGATATGATTTCACAACGGCCCGATCAGATTTAAGCTGACATTTacattgggctcgatcatgacgcacgtgatagttgtcccgtcggtttaattttttaaggcatttaatgcatgtcagacggtggtcggccaccactgatattgaaccgtcattgctttaatctataaatagcccttccttttaccatttaccacttttacatcttcaatattccaaattttccaagttctttttcTTGCCCTCTAAGTTTATTCGCAAAGCTATGATTCCTCTCTTCAAAAGTCCTTCTTCAAAACTACCAAATCTTTGTATCTTTCTTCTATTCTCGGCCCTTaaattcgaaaatggcgaaaacatcacaaaccatttctcagaaagagaaagcttcatcttcacagtccgCCGCCGACGAAACACTAGTagagccacggcctgaggagtgcgttcctggggcgtgtgttcttaacTCTAAtgttaaggtcgataaaggctcgtcggttcccagccgatgtgagccagtatcgaggtacatgtgttcgataaccaaGAGGCACCccaaacagctaaagaaagattgcaattgggagaacaaagaaataataatcccttcttctgacgaagatatcaccacttacgtgaaaggatttttaagtgtgtatacttaccctttcatgttaggtcccctcgactctgttattattgacttctgccgtcaataccaaataaccctaggccaggtccatccttctttttggcagatcgttattttgatccgatattttgtgaacaaaatcgaggggatgtcgttcaccctcgaccatctcttCTGATTGTACCGTCCttgcctttttcgaggagggttaataaaacttcagtgtcgggctaccaaggctttgttctcgagcatagacgaggacatggatcgaggttggatgggcaggttcgttcgagtaaggacttcggacctgattccgactgagaAGATGCTTTTTTCCGAGGAGTAGAACATGAAGCGTAGATGTAATTCTGCTGTTATTTCCTTCTATTTtgccctttcatttcttttctcactgATATCCCCCTTTTTGTGATGTAGTTCCCGTtttcaagaactgggtacgagctgtGGCTTTGACCTCCATATacgtcgagcgctcatggcgtgatttgtcaaagggcctatgggaggccaaaaatcatggtaagcccctttctcgtattTTTTGGTAGTTCGATTGAGATGCTTTGCATATACTTTAATAAATTTTTTCGTATGTAGGTGTCGGCAAAGAtacggttttgaggccctcgttCGCCGAAGAAGAGGCTTTGGCGTCCGTTCCAAAGCTGGTGAAGGATAATATGAGGAAAAGGGCCTCCGTTCCCGAAGATACAAAactgaagaagaggacggctcgtaagccgaagaagATTACCATTCccttgaccgtagaatcagttctgcatctaagggatgaagataatgaagaagaagaaaatgatgggtccgcCCTGGCGGCCCGAATGAAGAAAAGCATTGATACCCCAAAGGCGGCTGAATCGACGGTAACTCATAAGGCTCCGCCCCGAACCGAGGAGATATCGGAGGAAGGTTcaggcaaagtccccgagtcattaTAGATCGAGGATGTTTCCTGCCGAAGTCAACAAATGGTGGGTACATCAGAAGGGGCCGGTCCTAaagctctccgaactgaggagaacACCCCGCGCAAGTCGCCTGGGGCAATAGTCATCGGAGATTCGCCTATTCTTCCTGCTTTTTCCAAAGGGgctattcgggaagcccaagatttgggggccctcgagatgagtcggtctcatgaaggggaggaccctTTTCGTGATCTGTTTACCGGGGTCAAGGATGTTgttggccctagtgatgtgtcgggccttCTCTGTGAAGTACAGCTAGCTTTGAATGGGGTAAGCTCTTAACTccctttgttgatattatttttcatGTTTTGCTCTTATTTCCTAAcattttttcttccttcttcaaAAGGCTGTggcggttcatcgagaagcatgttctcggtctcgagctgagctgcatCAGTTCGAGATCGATCTTCAAcgggtcacggaggagaggaactcccttaaactcctcttacggcaaaggggagaggaaatcaaagacctccgagctgagttggccaaagcTCACCAAGATCAAACCGATccgtctgagcaggtaatgatacttttaaaagcctatgggctcgataccggaacgatggctaattttttggtctcacagctgcagcagaaaattgagatgatcgggaaactccACGAGGAGGTTGATGCGATAAAAGTAGTgtccttgaagtggaaagaaggtatggaccgctttgctgcagagaaagaggatgctcgagcccaattgtcatcagTCAAAAACCAGCTTCAAAGTATAAAGGAGAAAAGCTCGGCTCAagtaagaagaatagaggagctcgaggctcggttggcctctgaacttgctaAGGCCGAATCTGACGCCAAAAAGGCAAAGGCCGGTGTGGATGCATTCGTGGTCgtttatcgggccgatgctgaagatGCTCAGGTACAAGTAAGAGAGGTAGCTGAGACCgccaacactcgagcacattgggttgttgAGCTTACTAAGTgccggtctcggagggagaccctccaggagatccacgctcgaggtttcaacctcactgaagagataaaaagggctaaggATCTCGAAGCCGATGTTAAATCCTTGTTTcccgatgatgacgatgatgatgataacgatgataggagcaagagcgggtccgagagtgGGGAGTATCCCGATGGAGAATAGACTGCCCCCggggataaccaagaaacttagtccCTTAGTTTCTATTTCGGATATTGCAaataatcatgtaaacaatctcgtaaatatatacaaatatctcTTCTTCTCCCGACTTGCCTCTGTTTTATTTTCTGTCTTGTGAAGGTTTCGATTTATTTATGTCTTACgaatgttttcataaggctttaggcaattcgatcgaatttggacttcgtagcctatATATCCGAGTGAGCgtttttgaactcgaagtaatgtagcccgtaggcttaatagtcgagtgagtgatttcaaactcgaagtaatgtagccagtaggctttatagttgagtgagtgatttcgaactcgaagtaatatagcctgtaggcttaatagtcgagtgagtgatttcgaactcaaagtaatgtagcccgcaggcttaataatcgagtgagtgatttcgaactcgaagtaatgtagcccgtaggctttgtagATAGTCCTCGAGTGAGAAcggttgctcgaactcaaagtaatgtagcccgtaggctttgtagATAGTCCCcaagtgagaatggttgctcaaACTCAAGTTggtgtagcccttgggctttatagttgagtgagtgttgctcgaactcatTGATTTACCTTAaacctgtttgcataataaatctcgaaatgggggaatctttcttggatataagatatcggtaaagaaattttttttctttgcaagtcattatacatgtgtccatgttttgtgtcagggctcaggctaactatatgagcatggttcgttttgaccatttggctcttataatttttcctatcggaaccatgttattatgaagtaactttcttgcatcgaatttgatatatttgaggggctAATgtcccccccacccccacccccccagtattcgaggtcgattgtaaagaggcctcggatattgtcgaattgtttctaagttagcatgatctatggttgcctcattaaaaaccttaccgaaaaatccatttgggataaaatcggtctaaggggaaaaaagtgcaacacgtgctttcagactagggcttcgtattgaaggatccatcctagatcctgatcggactcctgcaggggttagcttcgaaatataaatgaatatgggagggtcgtaccttagcagtagtatcgttttaggtgcgacacattccaatatgatccttttccgacgttttcgagaacctgatatggtccctcctagttcggtcctagttttcctttgtttggatttcgggtactgagggtgactttccttagcactaattCCCCGAGTTtgaaatggcgaagcttggttctttgattatagtatctttcgattcgctgcttttgggcggctaaTTAGACGAGGgtagcttctcatttttcatccgataattcaaggctagtgttcatagccttgttatttgactcttctgttgtatatcaaaACCTGGAACTGAGTttcccgacttcgactggaatcaaggcttcgaagccatatactaaggagaacgggattaccccgtactagattttgatgttgttcgatatgcccaaagaacttcgggtaggatttctctccattttcccttagcgtcgttcagcctcttctttaggttttgaatgatagttttgttcattgattcggcttgttcgttcccattggggtgatacggtgttgacaatatcctttttattttgtggtcttcgaggaatttagtcactttgctgccgacaaactgtttcccattgtcacatactatttctgcgggtatcccgaatcgacatacgatatgatcccagataaattCTATAACCTccttctctcttactttcacgaacgcctgtgcttcaacccatttagagaaatagtcagtcataaataaaatgaacttagctttacctggggccgatggcagagggccgacgatatccattccccatttcatgaatggccatggggataagactcaATGAAGTttctctccgggctgatggatcatcggtacaaaactttgacatttgtcatatcttcaaacaaactcctttgcatctttgtccatatcaatctaataataccctgccctgattatttttcggactaatgaatcggcaccggagtgatttccaaaagtgccctcgtgcacctctcgtaaaacataatcggtgtctcctggtcctaaacatactgccaatggtccatcaaacATCCTtttatatagtgttccatcttcagccaacatgaaccgagcagctttggttcgtagggcccttgattctttagggttcgatgggagttttccgttcttcaagtattcaacatacttattcctccaatacCAAGTTAAgattgtagaatttatctcggcatgaccttctttgaTCACGAATCTCGAGAGTtggatgacagtccccgagcttatctcgtcttcctcgaccgatgaccccaaatttacgagtgcatcggcctcactattttgttctcgaggcacatgttgtaaagtccattccttgaaacggtgaaAGGTTACCTAtaacttgtccaaatacctttgcattccaTCTACtagaacttcgaaggttttgtttacttggtttactactagcaaagagtcacatttggcttcaatgacttctgctctcaagcttttagctagctcgagacctacaatcatggcctcgtactcggcctcattgttagtcaacctagaagttttgatagattgcctaataatgccaccCGTGGGGGGTTTCAACACGATGCTAAGTCCGGACCTCTTCGCATTCGAACCtccatctgtgaagagggtccaaacccccaaTGTTGTATCCGATTTtgacaagagttctttttcaacttcgggtacgagtgCTGttgtgaaatcggccatgaagtctgctaaaattggAGACTTGATAGCCATACGGGGTTGTTATTCGATATCGTATCCACTGAGTTCGACAGCCCATTtagccaatcggcccgatagtttgggcttgtacaaaatattacgaagtgggtaagtagtcaaaacgcatatggggtgacattgaaagtatggtcttaacttactagaggcgcttatcagtgctagtgccaatttctctaagtgaggatatctagtttctgcttctcctaaggtccgacttacataataaacaggaaattacgtaccttgctcttctcgaactaggacaccacaaACCGCAATtttcgataccgccaagtataagtaaagtttctcatctgccttcggagtatgaagcagtggtgggctcgataggtatagCTTCAATTGTTCTAATGCCTGTTGGAATTCCGgagtccaggcgaaatcgttcttcttttttagtagagagaagaaTCTGTGGCTTAgatccgacgacctcgaaatgaaccggcctaaggcagctatccgtccggttagcTTCTGCACTgcttttacactatccacgatggtgatgtcttcgatgaccttgattttatcggggttgatctctattccccgatttgataccatgaagccaaggaacttgcccgaaccaaccccgaaagcattcgggatattttacttcctgaatcgaccctattttgagaagtttagttacctcgtcctttacaAATGTGTGCTTTATCTCGGATTGAGGTCTCCTTTTTTgattcaccggtttgaacctagggtccaagcttagccggtGCGTTGTTATCGACGATGGGATTCctgccatgtctaaatgggaccaagaa contains:
- the LOC104100745 gene encoding hyoscyamine 6-dioxygenase-like, whose protein sequence is MFEFAGRNFRAIMEKNNPKWFNVESVPQCYTFSPEERPGEALIPICKKIPVIDLGKSLVNSSGNLETIKQLLQAGQEFGFFQVINHGIPENVVTQTMSTFKEFFDMADEQNVDVSTKKGWIYTGSKDEVKGGVHLWRDNIKHPCHPLEKCMQSWPDKPASYRKIVETYVAEIRKLSLTILELICQGLGIETGYFEEQSRVQLLSANNYPACPDPSLTLGIPKHFDPSLITIIYQGNVSGLQVLVDGQWMGVGALSNAFVVNIGNQLEIISNGKLRSVEHRVVTNAREARTSIAIFVNPAPNCIVEPAKVLLNESNPPLYKSILYQDFINASKAFGIHTDAIQNEA